One Glycine max cultivar Williams 82 chromosome 4, Glycine_max_v4.0, whole genome shotgun sequence DNA segment encodes these proteins:
- the LOC100804342 gene encoding probable ADP-ribosylation factor GTPase-activating protein AGD11, producing the protein MMEMSVQHENSDTIGVSGSGSCLYDLLCSETPSLSTQALRERWMSSGPQKRLDNLMLQAGNKYCADCGSLEPKWVSSSHGVFICIKCSGIHRSLGVHISKVLSLKLDEWTDEQVDALVKFGGNTVINMKYEACLPSNIKKPKPNSSIEERSDFIRRKYEFLQFLDIEENLSCPFVPSHARCSSYSERSSSSNNFPQDKKHYDKQETKSLIGSTFRNSWGRKDSEHKSSKKSNSLAGMIEFIGLIKVNVVKGTNLVIRDVMTSDPYVIISLGHQSVKTRVIKSSLNPVWNESLMLSIPDNIPLLKVLVYDKDIFSTDDFMGKAEIDIQPLVSAAKAYEKSSINDSLQLGKWVANGDNNTLVKDGTISLEDGKVKHDISVRLQHVERGVLEIELECVLLTQ; encoded by the exons GATCAGGATCTTGCCTTTATGATCTCTTATGTTCTGAAACACCAAGTTTGAGTACTCAAGCTCTAAGAGAACGATGGATGTCTTCCG GTCCACAAAAAAGACTAGATAATTTGATGCTTCAAGCTGGGAACAAGTATTGTGCCGACTGTGGATCATTGGAGCCAAAATGGGT GTCTTCAAGTCATGGAGTATTTATTTGCATCAAATGCTCTGGTATACATAGAAGCCTAGGTGTCCATATATCAAAG GTTCTATCACTAAAGCTAGATGAATGGACAGATGAACAAGTTGATGCATTGGTGAAGTTCGGTGGAAATACAGTAattaatatgaagtatgaagcTTGCCTTCCAAGTAACATAAAAAAGCCAAAACCAAATTCATCCATTGAGGAGCGCTCTGATTTTATTAG gAGAAAATATGAGTTTCTACAGTTTTTGGATATTgaagaaaatttgtcttgtccCTTTGTACCATCTCATGCAAGATGTTCATCATATTCCGAGCGTAGTTCCTCGAGCAACAACTTCCCACAAGACAAAAAACATTATGATAAACAAGAAACTAAAAGTCTTATTGGGAGCACATTTCGAAATAGTTGGGGAAGAAAAGATTCTGAGCATAAGAGTTCAAAGAAGAGCAACTCATTG GCAGGTATGATTGAATTTATTGGGTTGATCAAGGTGAATGTGGTTAAAGGCACTAACCTTGTTATCCGGGATGTAATGACTAGTGACCCTTATGTCATCATATCTCTTGGTCACCAA TCAGTGAAGACACGTGTCATAAAAAGTAGTTTAAACCCAGTTTGGAACGAAAGCCTAATGTTGTCAATTCCGGATAACATTCCTCTTCTTAAAGTG CTTGTGTACGACAAGGATATTTTCTCAACGGATGATTTTATGGGAAAGGCTGAAATTGACATTCAACCTCTAGTTTCAGCTGCAAAGGCATATGAAAAATCTTCAATCAATGATTCCTTGCAGCTTGGAAAATGGGTAGCAAATGGTGACAACAATACTCTTGTTAAAGATGGTACCATCTCCCTTGAAGATGGGAAGGTCaaacatgatatctcagtgagACTACAACATGTTGAAAGAGGAGTGCTAGAGATTGAACTCGAATGTGTTCTTCTAACTCAATAG
- the LOC121174725 gene encoding NAC domain-containing protein 83-like → MELVLRYLKRKVFSCPLPASIIPELHVCKSDPWDLPERYFFSTKVAKYPNGNRSNRATNSGYWKATGLDKQIVTSEASLLMDSELIGSCTSIGSSLTALSLR, encoded by the exons atgGAGCTGGTTCTGCGATACTTGAAGCGCAAGGTCTTCTCCTGCCCTTTGCCAGCCTCTATCATTCCTGAGCTTCATGTTTGCAAGTCTGATCCTTGGGATTTGCCAG AGAGATACTTCTTTAGCACAAAAGTGGCCAAATATCCCAATGGAAATCGCTCCAACAGAGCCACAAATTCGGGTTATTGGAAGGCAACTGGCTTGGACAAACAAATTGTTACTTCAGAGGCAAGCCTCCTAATGGATTCAGAACTGATTGGATCATGCACGAGTATCGGCTCATCCTTAACGGCTCTCAGTCTAAGGTGA
- the LOC100803277 gene encoding MYB-like transcription factor EOBI, with protein MAGNMGWGVIEEEGWRKGPWTSEEDRLLILYVKFHGEGRWNSAARLAGLKRNGKSCRLRWVNYLRPDLEKGQITPQEESIILELHARWGNRWSTIARSLPGRTDNEIKNYWRTHFKKKIRAHFS; from the exons ATGGCAGGAAACATGGGGTGGGGTGTGATAGAAGAGGAGGGATGGAGGAAGGGACCTTGGACTTCTGAGGAGGACAGATTGCTCATTCTGTATGTCAAGTTCCATGGTGAGGGCAGATGGAACTCTGCTGCTAGGCTTGCAG GACTAAAAAGAAATGGGAAGAGCTGCAGATTGAGATGGGTGAATTACCTGAGGCCAGACCTCGAGAAGGGTCAAATAACACCACAAGAAGAAAGCATAATTCTAGAGCTGCATGCTAGGTGGGgaaatag GTGGTCAACAATTGCAAGAAGCTTGCCAGGAAGAACTGACAATGAGATAAAGAATTATTGGAGGACtcacttcaagaaaaagataagggcTCACTTCAGCTAA